One part of the Desulfonema ishimotonii genome encodes these proteins:
- the proB gene encoding glutamate 5-kinase translates to MKNRRLSCLKSARRIVVKVGSNVLTRDNSLNLEVVYAISRQISHLIDSGLEVILVSSGAVAAGLKRMGLSRRPDALPMRQAVAAVGQARLIMAYERAFEEYDRKVAQILLTGDGLNQRKRYLNARHTLHSLLSCHIIPIINENDTVSVEEIKFGDNDNLSAIIALLVNADLLINLTDIDGLYDKDPRTATDARLIPFVDTIRRDIEQFASSIPGTLGTGGMLSKIRAARKVNTAGIPMIIAQGSQPDILLKLFAGEEYGTFFIPKSHKLTNRKCWIGFTAKPKGEVRIDDGAVRAILRKGKSILPIGITQVEGEFGVGAPVELKNGTGQVLGIGLVNYSATDIRRIMGVHTSDIRARLGENPYDEVIHRDNLTITAEEAG, encoded by the coding sequence ATGAAGAATAGGCGTCTTTCCTGTCTGAAATCGGCCCGGCGGATTGTCGTCAAGGTGGGCAGCAATGTCCTCACCCGTGACAACAGCCTCAACCTGGAGGTGGTTTATGCCATCAGCCGGCAGATTTCCCACCTGATTGATTCGGGCCTGGAGGTCATCCTGGTCTCATCCGGCGCGGTGGCCGCAGGGCTGAAACGGATGGGGCTGTCCAGACGTCCCGATGCGCTGCCCATGCGCCAGGCCGTGGCCGCTGTGGGACAGGCCCGGCTGATCATGGCCTATGAGCGGGCCTTTGAGGAATATGACAGAAAGGTGGCCCAGATCCTCCTGACCGGAGACGGCCTCAATCAGCGCAAACGGTATCTCAATGCCCGCCACACCCTGCATTCCCTCCTCTCATGTCACATCATCCCCATCATCAACGAAAATGACACGGTGTCGGTGGAGGAGATCAAATTCGGCGATAACGACAACCTCTCGGCCATAATCGCCCTGCTGGTGAACGCAGATCTCCTGATCAACCTGACGGATATCGACGGGCTGTATGACAAAGACCCCCGGACCGCAACGGACGCCCGCCTGATTCCCTTTGTGGACACCATCCGCCGGGACATTGAACAGTTCGCCAGCAGCATTCCCGGCACCCTCGGGACCGGCGGTATGCTGAGCAAAATCAGGGCGGCCCGCAAGGTCAACACCGCAGGCATCCCCATGATCATCGCCCAGGGCAGCCAGCCGGACATCCTCCTGAAGCTCTTTGCCGGAGAGGAGTATGGTACCTTTTTTATCCCCAAATCCCATAAACTGACCAACCGCAAATGCTGGATCGGCTTCACCGCAAAGCCCAAAGGGGAAGTCCGCATTGATGACGGTGCGGTCAGGGCCATCCTCAGAAAGGGCAAAAGCATCCTGCCTATCGGTATCACACAGGTGGAAGGCGAGTTTGGCGTGGGCGCGCCCGTGGAGCTGAAAAACGGGACCGGTCAGGTGCTGGGCATCGGCCTGGTCAACTACAGCGCAACCGACATCCGCCGCATCATGGGCGTCCATACCAGCGACATAAGGGCGCGTCTTGGCGAAAACCCCTACGATGAGGTCATCCACCGGGACAACCTTACCATCACCGCCGAAGAGGCCGGATAA
- the obgE gene encoding GTPase ObgE, which produces MKFIDEATITVQSGNGGRGCVSFRRERFIPKGGPNGGDGGNGGNVILKASPRKRTLYQFRFKRLFRAENGRGGEGSQRTGRNGGDIVLEIPPGTLVSDAETGELLRDFTVVGETFVIASGGRGGLGNVRFKSSTNRTPRYAQPGEPGQTRTLKMELKLLADVGLMGFPNAGKSTLISVISSARPKIADYPFTTLTPNLGVVQTDWGEPFAVADIPGLIEGAHTGAGLGIQFLRHIERTRVLVHLIDATEIDPDAPLSRYKAINTELSRYSEKLAEKSQLVVLNKMDLPGADVAAELFQMAAGNMEFMTISAATGQGIQALKARIVQLLDQLNEE; this is translated from the coding sequence GTGAAATTTATTGATGAAGCCACAATCACGGTCCAGTCGGGGAACGGCGGAAGAGGCTGTGTCAGCTTCAGACGTGAACGCTTTATCCCCAAAGGCGGACCGAACGGCGGAGACGGCGGGAACGGCGGGAACGTGATCCTGAAAGCGTCGCCCCGGAAGCGTACCCTTTACCAGTTCCGGTTCAAAAGACTGTTCAGGGCCGAAAATGGCAGAGGCGGTGAGGGGAGTCAGCGGACCGGGAGAAATGGCGGGGATATTGTTCTTGAGATTCCGCCCGGCACCCTGGTCAGTGATGCTGAAACCGGAGAACTTCTCAGGGATTTCACGGTCGTCGGGGAGACCTTTGTCATTGCCAGCGGGGGGCGGGGCGGTCTGGGAAATGTCCGGTTCAAATCCTCGACCAACCGGACCCCCCGGTACGCCCAGCCGGGCGAACCGGGACAAACCCGGACGCTGAAAATGGAGCTGAAGCTTCTGGCCGATGTGGGGCTAATGGGATTTCCCAACGCAGGCAAGTCCACGCTGATCAGCGTGATCTCCTCTGCCCGGCCCAAGATCGCCGACTATCCCTTCACCACGCTGACACCGAATCTGGGCGTGGTGCAGACCGACTGGGGGGAACCCTTTGCGGTGGCCGATATTCCCGGCCTGATCGAAGGGGCACACACCGGTGCGGGCCTGGGGATTCAGTTTCTGCGGCATATCGAACGGACCCGTGTGCTGGTCCATCTGATTGACGCCACGGAGATTGACCCGGATGCCCCCCTGTCCCGGTATAAGGCCATTAACACCGAGCTGTCCCGGTACAGCGAAAAGCTGGCCGAAAAATCCCAGCTTGTGGTGCTGAACAAAATGGACCTGCCGGGTGCGGATGTGGCGGCGGAACTCTTTCAGATGGCTGCCGGGAATATGGAATTTATGACCATCTCTGCGGCAACGGGACAGGGCATTCAGGCCCTGAAAGCCCGGATTGTACAACTTCTGGATCAGCTGAATGAAGAATAG
- the rpmA gene encoding 50S ribosomal protein L27 — translation MAHKKAGGSSKNGRDSNGQRRGIKRYGGQTVAAGNVLVRQVGTKIHPGENVGCGKDYTLFALIDGVVTYERLGRDRKKVSVYAE, via the coding sequence ATGGCACATAAAAAAGCAGGCGGCAGTTCAAAAAACGGTCGCGACAGTAACGGCCAGCGCCGCGGGATCAAGCGCTACGGCGGCCAGACTGTCGCAGCGGGTAACGTCCTGGTCCGGCAGGTGGGCACCAAAATCCATCCGGGTGAAAATGTCGGGTGCGGCAAGGATTACACCCTGTTTGCCCTGATCGACGGCGTTGTCACCTACGAACGGCTGGGGCGGGACCGCAAAAAAGTCAGTGTGTACGCCGAATAG
- the rplU gene encoding 50S ribosomal protein L21, whose product MYAVVSTGGKQYKVQEGDIFRVEKLPGEVGDTVTFDKVLLFSDGESVKIGQPMLDDIDIRGHIVEQGKSAKVIVFKYKRRKRYRRKQGHRQPYTAIKIDTIGAGSIAPAEDITGTEE is encoded by the coding sequence ATGTACGCTGTAGTCAGCACAGGCGGCAAACAATATAAGGTTCAGGAAGGCGACATCTTTCGCGTGGAAAAGCTCCCCGGAGAAGTCGGCGACACCGTTACCTTTGACAAGGTGCTGCTGTTTTCAGACGGAGAAAGTGTAAAGATCGGCCAGCCGATGTTGGATGATATCGACATCCGGGGCCACATCGTAGAGCAGGGCAAATCCGCCAAAGTTATTGTATTCAAATACAAACGGCGTAAAAGATATCGCCGGAAACAGGGACATCGTCAGCCCTACACGGCGATTAAAATCGACACCATCGGGGCCGGCAGCATTGCCCCGGCAGAGGACATCACAGGAACCGAGGAGTAA
- the cysS gene encoding cysteine--tRNA ligase, translating into MSYSILDAIGNTPLVEIRRLNPNPKVKILAKLEYMNPGGSIKDRTALYMIRAGEESGQLTPDKTVIEATSGNTGIGLALVCAVKGYKLLLAMSEAASVERRKILRARGAEILLTPGHMGTDGAIEEVYRLARENPDKYFMADQYNADANWQAHYYGTAAEIWEQTRGEITTLVATMGTTGTLMGLSRRLKEYNPDIRIIGVEPYLGHKLQGLKNMKEAYEPGLFDRSRLDKKINIEDEDGFEMTRQLAREEGLFVGMSSGAAMAIAAREARNMDEGTIVAIFPDSGERYLSTSLFTVQAKVFMKVFNTMSRKKEPFEPLVPGKVSVYSCGPTAHARLHPGEWRRFVFADLLCRYLEYRDYDVRHIMNITDLDDKTINGSEKAGMELAAFTRQYIDAFHSDLKILGVKPADKYPKASEHVDDMVALAEKLALRGLAYEKLRSLYFDISKFSEYGNLSGVDLEKIRIGATVDLDEYEKENPRDFTLFKRCKLSELKRGIYTPTQWGNVRPSWHIQCAAMSMKYLGASFDIHTSSRELVFPHHENETAIAKTLTGKPLAKYWLHCDRVLMDGKKLDETLPMITLDALSEAGYSGADIRYWLLSTHYRKPVRFSTERLDAAQHSLGRLRACILSLISLKEGTPYPELDQLRYDIRQGFINAMDDDLNISAALAALFRNVKKINKLVLSGEIDPAGAKQIVDVFRNIDTVLNIFDFGAPIPAPDTERLMAEREKARQEQDWKAADRLREELRAHGIEIRDPKI; encoded by the coding sequence ATGAGCTATTCAATATTAGACGCAATCGGCAACACGCCGCTGGTGGAGATCCGGCGGCTCAACCCAAATCCGAAGGTAAAAATTCTGGCCAAGCTGGAATATATGAATCCGGGCGGCTCCATCAAGGACCGGACGGCCTTGTACATGATCCGGGCCGGGGAAGAGTCCGGTCAGCTGACCCCGGACAAAACCGTCATCGAGGCCACCAGCGGCAACACCGGCATCGGACTCGCCCTGGTCTGCGCGGTCAAAGGGTACAAACTGCTCCTGGCCATGTCCGAGGCCGCCAGCGTGGAACGCCGCAAGATTCTGCGGGCCAGGGGCGCGGAGATCCTGCTGACCCCCGGCCACATGGGGACGGACGGTGCCATCGAGGAGGTCTACCGCCTAGCCCGTGAAAACCCGGACAAATACTTTATGGCCGACCAGTACAACGCAGACGCCAACTGGCAGGCCCATTATTACGGTACCGCTGCGGAGATCTGGGAACAGACCCGGGGGGAAATCACCACCCTGGTGGCCACAATGGGAACCACCGGCACCCTCATGGGCCTTTCCCGCCGTCTCAAGGAATATAACCCCGATATCCGGATCATCGGCGTGGAACCGTATCTGGGCCACAAGCTTCAGGGCCTCAAAAATATGAAAGAGGCATATGAACCGGGGCTGTTTGACAGAAGCCGCCTGGATAAGAAGATCAACATCGAAGACGAGGATGGCTTTGAGATGACCCGCCAGCTGGCCCGTGAGGAAGGCCTGTTTGTGGGCATGAGCAGCGGCGCGGCCATGGCCATTGCCGCCAGAGAGGCCCGGAACATGGACGAAGGCACCATCGTGGCCATCTTCCCGGACAGCGGAGAGCGGTATCTGAGCACATCGCTGTTTACCGTTCAGGCCAAAGTCTTCATGAAGGTCTTCAACACCATGAGCCGGAAAAAGGAACCGTTCGAGCCGCTGGTGCCGGGCAAGGTCTCCGTATACTCCTGCGGCCCGACCGCCCACGCACGGCTCCACCCCGGTGAATGGCGGCGGTTCGTCTTCGCCGACCTGCTCTGCCGCTACCTGGAATACCGGGACTACGATGTCAGACACATCATGAACATCACGGACCTGGACGACAAGACCATCAACGGCTCGGAAAAGGCGGGCATGGAACTCGCCGCATTCACCCGGCAGTATATTGACGCATTCCACAGTGACCTGAAAATCCTGGGGGTGAAACCGGCCGACAAATACCCCAAAGCCAGCGAACATGTGGACGACATGGTGGCGCTGGCGGAAAAACTGGCCCTCAGGGGCCTGGCCTATGAAAAGCTCCGCAGCCTCTACTTTGACATCTCCAAGTTCAGCGAATACGGCAACCTCTCCGGCGTCGATCTGGAGAAAATACGGATCGGGGCCACGGTCGATCTGGACGAATATGAAAAGGAGAACCCCAGGGACTTCACCCTTTTCAAGCGGTGCAAACTCTCGGAGCTGAAGCGGGGTATCTATACCCCGACCCAGTGGGGAAACGTGCGCCCCTCATGGCACATCCAGTGTGCGGCCATGTCCATGAAATATCTGGGGGCCAGCTTCGACATCCACACCAGCAGCCGGGAGCTGGTCTTTCCCCACCATGAAAACGAGACCGCCATTGCCAAGACCCTGACCGGCAAACCGCTGGCAAAATACTGGCTCCACTGCGACCGGGTACTCATGGACGGGAAAAAACTGGATGAAACCCTGCCCATGATAACCCTGGACGCCCTGTCGGAGGCCGGATATTCCGGCGCGGATATCCGCTACTGGCTTCTTTCCACCCACTACCGGAAGCCGGTACGCTTCTCCACAGAGCGCCTGGACGCAGCCCAGCATTCCCTTGGCCGCCTCAGAGCCTGTATCCTCTCCCTGATCAGCCTTAAAGAGGGGACGCCGTATCCGGAGCTGGACCAGCTGCGCTACGATATCCGGCAGGGGTTTATCAACGCCATGGATGACGACCTCAACATCTCCGCCGCCCTGGCCGCCCTGTTCCGAAACGTGAAAAAAATCAACAAACTGGTCCTCAGCGGGGAGATCGACCCGGCCGGGGCAAAACAGATCGTGGATGTGTTCAGAAACATCGACACCGTGCTGAACATCTTTGATTTCGGCGCCCCCATCCCGGCCCCGGATACGGAGCGCCTGATGGCGGAAAGAGAGAAGGCCCGGCAGGAACAGGACTGGAAAGCCGCCGACCGGCTCCGTGAGGAACTGCGCGCCCACGGCATTGAAATTCGGGACCCGAAAATCTGA
- the tmk gene encoding dTMP kinase gives MFITFEGIEGSGKTTQIRRVSEFLRGAGHSLISTREPGSTDIGAKIRAILLDPANKSLDHRAELLLYMADRAHHIGTVVRPALSDGQLVLCDRYFDATLAYQGYARGLDIGLLRDLHRLVLDDFMPHLTLLLDLPAETGLSRAWKQIASGAREDAETRFEKEKLAFHERVRAGYLDLARQAPERFRIIDALQKEDQVRAEIVQIISERLKRCQEQN, from the coding sequence ATGTTTATCACCTTTGAAGGCATAGAGGGGTCGGGGAAAACCACCCAGATCCGCCGGGTGTCCGAATTCCTGAGGGGAGCGGGACATTCGCTGATCAGCACGCGGGAGCCGGGCAGTACCGATATCGGGGCGAAAATCCGGGCCATCCTGCTCGACCCGGCCAACAAATCCCTGGATCACAGGGCCGAACTGCTGCTCTACATGGCCGATCGCGCCCACCACATCGGCACCGTGGTCCGGCCTGCCCTGTCCGACGGGCAACTGGTGCTGTGTGACCGATATTTCGACGCCACCCTGGCATATCAGGGGTATGCGCGGGGGCTTGATATCGGGCTGCTCAGAGATCTGCACCGTCTGGTTCTGGACGATTTCATGCCCCATCTTACCCTGCTGCTGGACCTGCCGGCTGAAACCGGACTCTCCCGCGCCTGGAAACAGATCGCCTCCGGGGCAAGGGAAGATGCCGAAACCCGTTTTGAAAAGGAGAAACTGGCCTTCCATGAAAGGGTGAGGGCCGGATATCTCGATCTCGCCCGGCAGGCCCCCGAACGCTTCAGAATCATCGACGCCCTTCAGAAAGAGGATCAGGTGCGGGCCGAGATCGTTCAGATCATATCGGAACGCCTGAAACGATGCCAGGAACAGAACTGA
- a CDS encoding HD domain-containing protein, with protein sequence MTLLARKIVIHYSRTIKLDMDILLAGTVLHDIGKIREFEYDYKIDYTDEGKLLTHIVIGCGMVEEKIRQIEGFPEETALLLRHMIVSHHGTREFGSPEPPKTVEAVLLNHIDDIDAKMNGLQEFIEKEAPDEAWTSRNFMLGRHLYVQRKK encoded by the coding sequence ATGACGTTGCTGGCCAGAAAAATCGTCATTCATTACAGCCGGACAATTAAGCTGGATATGGATATTCTGCTGGCCGGAACCGTCCTCCACGATATCGGCAAGATCCGGGAATTTGAATATGACTATAAAATTGACTATACGGACGAGGGAAAACTGCTGACCCACATCGTTATCGGATGCGGCATGGTGGAAGAGAAGATCCGGCAGATCGAAGGCTTTCCCGAAGAGACGGCCCTTCTCCTCAGACACATGATTGTAAGCCATCACGGCACCCGGGAATTCGGGTCCCCCGAACCGCCCAAAACCGTCGAAGCGGTTCTGCTGAACCACATCGACGACATCGACGCCAAGATGAACGGCTTGCAGGAATTTATTGAAAAAGAGGCCCCGGACGAAGCCTGGACCTCCCGAAACTTCATGCTGGGCCGCCACCTGTACGTACAACGGAAGAAATAG
- a CDS encoding OB-fold nucleic acid binding domain-containing protein: MKTQFTDRLSPGDRVDDLFVLSDKSVSQKKNGDNYLSVVLSDKTGEIRGVAWDDADRIAGAAASGDFVRVTGTVSEYRGTLQITVRSLVRCDRESVDPGDFLPMTARDPKEMFDRLKRTVDENIKDEYLRRLLDLFWADEEFVRRFKKAPGAKKMHHAYLGACWRIPSP; this comes from the coding sequence TTGAAAACACAATTTACAGACCGCCTTTCCCCCGGCGACCGGGTGGACGACCTCTTTGTCCTGTCGGACAAGTCCGTATCCCAGAAGAAAAACGGCGACAACTATCTCAGCGTCGTGCTGTCGGACAAAACCGGTGAGATCAGAGGTGTGGCCTGGGATGACGCGGACCGGATCGCCGGTGCGGCCGCTTCGGGCGATTTCGTCCGGGTCACCGGCACAGTCTCCGAATACCGGGGCACCCTTCAGATCACCGTCAGAAGCCTGGTCCGCTGCGACCGGGAGAGCGTCGATCCGGGGGATTTCCTCCCCATGACCGCCCGTGACCCGAAAGAAATGTTCGACCGCCTCAAAAGAACGGTTGACGAAAATATCAAAGACGAATATCTGAGAAGGCTTTTGGATCTGTTCTGGGCAGATGAGGAATTTGTCCGCCGGTTTAAAAAAGCCCCCGGTGCCAAGAAGATGCACCACGCCTATCTGGGGGCCTGCTGGCGCATACCCTCTCCATGA
- a CDS encoding RRXRR domain-containing protein — translation MKVYVKSETGKWLMPTNPANARILLKKGKAKVIGRTPFVIRLLYETGEYVQPVTVGIDDGGINIGIAAVSNGSVLFQQELVLRSDIKSKLDTRRQYRRSRRNRKTRYRKARFLNRKQSLPVCKICGGNAPASKIICRKCLNAAGGVHQKYAGIQKTHFRLPPSVRAKKNAVIRTVRQIPLPISAIRLEDAYFDFQAMENPDISGDRYQHGELFYHKNFKQAGLVRDKFRCRVCGSESSLQCHHIRSKAEGGTDKLSNLMTLCKDCHGRHHKKGLKLPKQKSSFYISAAHVQQGKHYLQAELSETAFLTRTFGYITSHYRNRAGIEKSHVNDAVIIADKKAVPVTHYIKSKHIQTRKRSLHEATARKGRKIPNRTQKRNCKNVSALKGFRRWDTVRYKGQTGFISGFTGTSSCYIVNVEGDYIRNPGKKYKQVSLGKVVRLHNNKSVISQRADSSPTFAIAQEGDFSAES, via the coding sequence ATGAAAGTTTATGTGAAATCAGAGACGGGAAAATGGCTGATGCCGACCAATCCGGCAAACGCCAGAATCCTGCTGAAAAAGGGAAAGGCAAAAGTGATCGGGCGAACACCTTTTGTTATCCGGCTATTGTACGAAACAGGTGAATATGTGCAGCCTGTTACGGTGGGCATTGATGATGGCGGTATAAATATCGGTATTGCTGCGGTTTCAAATGGCAGTGTTCTGTTTCAGCAGGAGCTTGTTCTGAGATCGGATATTAAGTCAAAATTAGATACACGAAGGCAGTACCGCCGGTCAAGAAGAAACAGGAAAACGAGATATAGAAAAGCAAGATTTCTGAATCGTAAACAGTCCCTTCCGGTCTGCAAAATTTGCGGGGGAAACGCACCGGCATCAAAGATAATATGCCGAAAATGCCTGAATGCGGCAGGCGGCGTGCATCAGAAATACGCCGGGATTCAGAAGACACACTTTCGACTTCCGCCGTCAGTCAGGGCAAAAAAAAATGCTGTGATTCGGACTGTCAGGCAGATTCCTCTGCCGATTTCAGCTATCAGGCTGGAAGATGCCTATTTTGATTTTCAGGCAATGGAAAATCCGGACATATCCGGGGACCGGTATCAGCATGGGGAACTGTTTTACCACAAAAATTTTAAGCAGGCGGGTCTGGTCAGGGATAAGTTCAGATGTCGCGTCTGCGGGTCTGAATCCTCCCTGCAATGCCATCATATCAGATCCAAGGCAGAGGGCGGGACAGATAAGCTGTCAAATCTGATGACCCTGTGTAAAGACTGCCACGGGCGACATCACAAAAAGGGGTTGAAACTCCCAAAACAAAAAAGCTCTTTTTATATCTCAGCGGCTCATGTTCAGCAGGGGAAGCATTATTTACAGGCCGAACTGTCAGAAACTGCCTTCCTGACAAGGACTTTCGGATATATTACAAGCCATTATCGGAACAGGGCGGGGATAGAAAAATCCCATGTGAACGATGCGGTCATTATCGCAGATAAAAAGGCCGTACCTGTCACACATTATATAAAATCAAAGCATATTCAGACCCGGAAGAGAAGCCTGCACGAGGCAACGGCAAGGAAGGGGCGGAAGATTCCCAACAGAACACAGAAACGAAATTGTAAAAATGTCTCTGCCCTGAAAGGATTCAGGCGCTGGGATACAGTACGGTATAAGGGGCAGACCGGGTTTATCTCAGGATTCACCGGCACATCGTCCTGTTACATCGTCAATGTGGAAGGAGATTATATCAGAAATCCGGGGAAAAAATATAAACAGGTCAGCCTGGGAAAAGTGGTAAGACTTCACAACAACAAATCAGTTATCAGCCAACGCGCCGATTCATCCCCCACCTTTGCTATCGCTCAGGAAGGGGACTTCTCGGCGGAAAGTTAA
- a CDS encoding AAA family ATPase — protein sequence MITELRLINFGTFACERIPLEPLTLFIGPPGAGKSTIASALQTLGSIITRGLAATFSPELVIFDYFLRNDAPPWEGETPVMGLGLSGRADAVTFDYDIIFHRNADSPSGFRIVYEGLKTKGGQFPCHFSSGQWFPEDFPLPTGGGNGLRALRPPERECFFRFVETAEDQTGEKLRAVMYEDLLKIRSLVRHQETYRLRPDAGRAGCPPYDGSGRQPLLEPDGANLARGIHYLQEDRRDILLHLRQWLVTYSGGDSGFVGIGATARENRVWLSFFEKDQRGENGSVPGMRYSDGGRMMTALSYIACCETGPSLAFFETPEICQPPQKMPLLFSLFETMATRRDAPCQTLIAAYSPCFIDTFRDQPGSVVLLNSGKAVRLTEIEGWEEVLSIYPPGQAWQANVFEWTGENTDAEG from the coding sequence ATGATTACTGAACTGCGACTCATCAACTTCGGCACATTCGCCTGTGAACGGATTCCCCTCGAACCGCTGACCCTGTTTATCGGGCCGCCCGGGGCCGGAAAAAGCACCATTGCCTCGGCCCTTCAGACCCTTGGCAGTATCATCACCCGCGGTCTGGCGGCCACGTTCTCCCCGGAACTGGTCATCTTTGACTATTTCCTCAGAAATGACGCGCCCCCGTGGGAAGGAGAAACGCCCGTCATGGGCCTGGGCCTCTCCGGCAGGGCAGACGCTGTCACCTTTGACTATGATATCATCTTTCACCGGAATGCCGACAGCCCCTCCGGTTTCAGAATCGTCTATGAGGGGCTGAAAACCAAAGGCGGACAATTTCCCTGTCACTTCTCTTCGGGCCAGTGGTTTCCCGAAGACTTCCCCCTGCCCACCGGGGGGGGAAACGGTCTGCGGGCGCTCCGTCCCCCGGAGCGGGAGTGTTTTTTCCGTTTTGTGGAAACGGCTGAAGATCAGACCGGGGAAAAACTCCGGGCGGTCATGTATGAGGACCTGCTGAAAATCCGATCTCTTGTTCGCCATCAGGAAACCTACCGGCTCCGGCCGGACGCGGGCCGGGCTGGATGTCCGCCCTATGACGGCTCCGGCAGACAGCCGCTTCTGGAACCGGACGGCGCCAATCTGGCCCGGGGAATCCACTATCTTCAGGAGGACCGCCGGGACATCCTGCTGCATCTGCGGCAGTGGCTGGTGACATATTCGGGCGGGGACAGCGGATTTGTCGGCATCGGGGCCACGGCCCGTGAAAACCGGGTATGGCTCAGTTTCTTCGAGAAAGATCAGCGGGGGGAAAACGGCTCTGTTCCGGGAATGCGGTATTCCGACGGCGGGCGGATGATGACGGCCCTCTCCTATATCGCCTGCTGTGAGACCGGCCCGTCCCTGGCATTTTTTGAAACACCCGAAATCTGTCAGCCGCCGCAGAAGATGCCGCTGCTGTTCAGCCTTTTTGAAACAATGGCAACGCGCAGGGACGCCCCGTGCCAGACACTGATCGCCGCCTATTCCCCCTGCTTTATCGACACCTTCAGGGATCAGCCCGGTTCCGTGGTACTGCTGAACAGCGGCAAGGCCGTCAGGCTGACGGAGATCGAGGGGTGGGAAGAGGTGCTTTCGATATACCCGCCCGGCCAGGCCTGGCAGGCCAACGTATTTGAATGGACCGGGGAAAATACGGATGCCGAAGGCTGA
- the surE gene encoding 5'/3'-nucleotidase SurE, with translation MKILLTNDDGIYAPGLWALYDRLSGDHTVTVVAPDRERSAVSHGITLNDPLRAFTVSLNGYRGHAVSGKPADCVRLGLQELMTAPPDMVISGINPGANVGVNINYSGTVAAAREAVLFGIPAIAVSVQGHDVRHYAGAARFAEKVTQGVSKKGLPFGTLLNINLPDLPPDQIRGVRISRQGISKISDGNYERRTDPRNRPYHWLGVEKENRSEAPDVDGGALSRNFISVTPIRCDMTDYGLLEELRNWNFE, from the coding sequence ATGAAAATATTATTAACAAACGATGACGGCATTTATGCACCGGGGCTGTGGGCACTTTATGACCGGCTCTCCGGGGACCATACCGTAACGGTCGTGGCACCGGACCGGGAACGGAGCGCTGTCAGCCACGGCATCACCCTGAATGACCCGCTGCGGGCCTTTACGGTCTCACTCAACGGCTACCGGGGCCATGCGGTCAGCGGAAAACCGGCAGACTGTGTCCGGCTGGGGTTGCAGGAACTTATGACGGCACCGCCCGATATGGTCATCTCCGGCATCAACCCCGGGGCCAACGTCGGCGTCAATATCAACTATTCGGGGACCGTTGCGGCGGCCAGAGAGGCTGTGCTGTTCGGCATCCCGGCCATTGCCGTATCGGTACAGGGCCACGACGTCCGGCATTATGCGGGTGCGGCCCGTTTTGCGGAAAAGGTGACACAGGGCGTCAGCAAAAAGGGGCTGCCCTTCGGCACCCTCCTCAACATCAATCTGCCCGACCTGCCCCCGGATCAGATCAGGGGGGTCCGTATCAGCCGCCAGGGCATCAGCAAGATCTCCGACGGCAATTACGAGCGGCGGACAGACCCCAGAAACCGCCCCTACCACTGGCTGGGCGTGGAAAAGGAAAACCGGAGCGAAGCCCCGGATGTGGACGGCGGGGCGCTGTCCCGGAACTTTATCTCTGTAACGCCCATCAGGTGTGATATGACCGACTACGGCCTGCTGGAAGAACTCAGGAACTGGAATTTTGAATAA